In the Pungitius pungitius chromosome 5, fPunPun2.1, whole genome shotgun sequence genome, one interval contains:
- the LOC134129055 gene encoding uncharacterized protein LOC134129055, translating to MEDEYDRETVDGGWGPAPGYRWKIINDQLRLLLVAVGGETTGKKKHEAVERTQRAVRKLLEKKGVSLADRLSLAQILWEKERDCREEKKELESKREKASVLKKGKLRKEMEDVEDMRSALFSYWIKSKAVGRNNQERCNEERPPAYDVEINGVNSASAPAGLYPVLNITGGELEVEESVPLRGCRGNEVTGESRPFEARQNREGFKEWTDSRTPGRRDSSEVQRRNKADKGKYLAGANERVKTQLRYGESPDMGERGKKGSASAQEEQNGECGDNSDPEIHGEPGKMYPLFMSSRGVNKYKPWSLGDVSALVAQMPAPSEGGDKWLKQLDTLTNGHTLALGDFRAVAARCMTAHDLADVENRAGVTRQADDDRFLYFATEIGDAMREKWPLLMSTKIPKLPWDAKKTPRAYLDECKETWVKSTSHHPGTEGIQREWFRQAVLEGVPEGVKAKMITNPDLPGSESAVWERHLLHHLQDATEEATGEEKQLKELQAQLLRLQLTKVKQEVSDKKQKGKDERQMTVQAAPAEGNAPDLYPLPPWEETSYGTAQGWGPNRGGGYRGGYRSNYRGGAGRRGSYGGGGERGGYQGRDACFNCGMEGHWRMECPSKKKRQGRGRGVPSQGAWAPNPHAAPPRGQYPALEDWGYEADASQ from the coding sequence atggaagatgaatatgatcgggaaactgttgacggcggctgggggccagcgccggggtatcgatggaaaataataaacgaccagctgaggctgttgttggtggcggtgggtggagagaccaccgggaaaaagaagcatgaggctgtggagcgcACGCAACGCGCGGTGAGaaagttgttagaaaagaaaggcgttagtttggcagacaggctgtcactggcgcagattttgtgggagaaggagagagattgtagagaagaaaagaaggagcttgagtcgaaacgcgagaaggcgagtgtgttgaaaaaaggaaaacttcgtaaagagatggaggatgtggaggacatgaggtccgcattgttttcgtactggataaaaagtaaagccgtggggagaaataaccaggaacggtgtaatgaggaaagaccaccggcatacgatgttgaaataaacggtgtgaattcggcttctgcacctgctgggttgtatcctgtattaaatataacggggggagagttggaagttgaagaaagtgtaccactgcggggttgtcggggcaacgaggtaacgggggaaagccggcctttcgaagcgcgtcaaaatcgggaggggtttaaagaatggacggactcacgcactccgggaagaagggacagctcagaagtgcagcggagaaataaggcggataagggaaagtatttagccggggcgaatgagcgggtgaaaacacaattgagatacggggaatcaccagacatgggggagagaggaaaaaaaggctctgcctcggctcaggaggagcaaaacggggaatgcggggataacagcgacccagagattcacggggaaccgggaaaaatgtatccgttattcatgtcttctcgaggtgttaataaatacaagccgtggtcgctgggagacgtgtctgctctagtcgcgcaaatgcctgcaccatctgaagggggagataagtggctaaaacaactcgatacgcttactaacggacacacgctggcgctcggcgactttagggctgtagcagccagatgcatgaccgcacatgatttagcggacgtggaaaacagagcgggggtgacccgacaagccgatgacgacagatttttgtatttcgcgacggagatcggggacgcaatgcgcgagaaatggccacttctaatgtcgactaaaataccgaaattaccatgggacgcgaagaaaaccccgcgcgcgtatttggacgaatgtaaagaaacctgggtaaaaagcactagccatcatccgggaacggagggcatacagagagaatggttcagacaggcggtgctggagggagtaccagagggggtaaaagctaaaatgatcactaatccagacttgccaggaagtgaatctgcggtgtgggaaagacatttactgcaccatttacaggacgcgactgaggaagcgacaggggaagagaagcagctaaaagaattacaggctcagcttcttaggcttcagctcactaaggtcaaacaggaagtgagcgacaagaagcagaaagggaaagacgagcgacagatgacagtccaggctgccccagctgaaggtaacgccccagatttgtatccactcccaccatgggaggagacgtcgtatgggacagcccaggggtggggcccaaaccgagggggcggttatcggggaggttacagaagtaattacaggggtggcgctggtcggagaggatcatacggtgggggaggagaaagaggcggctaccaagggagagacgcttgtttcaactgtggtatggaggggcactggcgcatggagtgtcctagcaaaaagaagagacaggggaggggcaggggtgtcCCGTCTCAGGGGGCTTGGGCCCCCAATCCACATGCTGCGCCACCTAGGGGACAATACCCTGCACTGGAGGACTGGGGCTATGAGGcggatgcctctcagtga